A segment of the Manis javanica isolate MJ-LG chromosome 10, MJ_LKY, whole genome shotgun sequence genome:
TAGAGAGTAATGCAATGCTGGGGAGGAAATATTTTCCTCTGTTTCAAGATTCTTCTGGCTGGTCAAATAAATTGCCATGCAGAGGTAAACAGGGGGAACTCAAATATAACTGCATATGTGTGGGGATTCCATAAAAAGATGAAGCCCCAAATCCATCAGGCAATCAAAGCTAATCTGCCATTCTTAGGTAAGGAGTAAGGGATGGAATCTGGGACTTGAAAAGGTAAGGAGATatttcacaggaagatgaaaaggagtaaatgtttggaaaataaatgttttcaggGCCATACAGGAACAATGGAACATCAAGAAGAATTTTAATGAActgattttgatatatttcttcCTGTCTACACACCTTGTTCATACTATACTGTGGTTATCTACAGTGGTAACTCCCTTTATGGAACAGGTCCTCTGTCTAAGTTCTTGCAGGCAGTTATGGGGGATGTAAAAGGAAAAACTTGCTGagtcttctgtttcttaaaaataatcagcctaaaataatcctCATGCCAAAAAGGAACATTTTGGGGTGGCCAATTCTGCTCCCCATCAACATTTTTGTAGAATTCAATAGTTgtgtaaaaatatgaaagaactaagaaaaaaacaatgccTCAACTTATGCGAATACATATAAGAATCTATCTCAAAAAGGTTAATTATGactgaaacaatatttttattaaaatcattgttttgtaatgatttaatttttcatatatcaAGGAAATTGATAATAATGGTAattataaaaatttctattttataaaaataaaaccaaagataaTAATTCCAAAACTATTATAAGTAGGATCTTTAATTGCTAAAAATCAACACTGCCTTAGTAATTGAACATGACAAGAATTGTTAACAAACTCTAaatcatgtttttgaaaaatCACCCTGATATTCATtccaaaaaaggcaaataatttagTGTATTTTTACAGGTTGAATAAAACTGATagaaaaattcacttaaaataacccatattattttatttaaattatacatgCTGAGTGGATTCCTTTTGGAAGTGATGGGCAAGAATGCATATTAATCACAAGAAATATCCAAGTTCTAGAGGAAAACTAATGAGGGACATTATAATAAAGAGAACTTGGatgagaaagtattttaaattgattATATGTGTCATCAGCAGTTTCAAACTGGAGAAACCATTTACAAATGGATAAGTTAGAGAATGCATACCTTATTCTGCTTTAGgtgaaatgtatatatgtatttattaggttaatatacatatttggctactatatacatatacttactatatattcatttgtttacaGGTTAATTTATGCATATTTAGGTTAATTTATCTACATTTAATCTAATTTATAgctatatatttacacatatttatattcatagaTTAATCTATATTCTACTGTATTACATTCATCAGTATGTtcaattttttatcttctttttctatgaatatttaaaaagagccacaaaagggaaatgaagaaccaatcaaaagacatagagtttaTTCTCCTAGGATTGACAGATGACCCACAATTGCAAATTGTGATTTTCCTGTTTCTATTTCTGAATTACACATTGAGCCTGATAGGGAACTTAACCATCATCCTCCTCACCCTTCTGGACCTTCGCCTCAAGACACCAATGTATTTCTTTCTGCGTAATTTCTCATTTTTGGAAATCCTATTCATTACAGTATGTATTCCAAGATACCTGATAACCATTATGACTGGGGAGAAATCCATTTCATACAATCTTTGTGCAGCtcaattattttttatacttttactgGGAGTTACAGAGTTTTACCTTCTAActgccatgtcctatgaccgctatgttgccatctgTGCACCCTTGCATTACCCAATCATTATGAACAGCAAAGTGTGCTATCAGCTTGTACTTGGCTCTTGGATAACTGGATTCCTAATAATCTTTCCTCCAATAGCCATGGGGCTCAAGCTGGATTTCTGTGCTTCCAAAATAATTGATCACTTTATGTGTGAAACATCTCCTATCCTGCAGATATCCTGCACAGACACACATGTCCTAGAATTGATGTCTTTTATCTTAGCTGTAGTGACACTTGTGGTCACATTGGTACTAGTGATTCTGTCTTACACTTACATCATTAAGACCATTCTGAAATtcccttctgcacagcaaaggaccaAAGCTTTTTCCACCTGTACTTCCCACATGATTGTTGTCTCCATGACTTATGGTAGCTGTATCTTTATGTATATTAAGCCATCTGCCAAAGAAAGAGTAACTGTATCCAAAGGTGTGGCTTTGCTGTACACCTCAGTTGCCCCTTTACTAAATCCCTTCATTTATACCCTAAGGAACCAGCAGGTAAAAGAAGTCATCTGGGATATGTTACAAAAGATGTGGTGTTTTTCAAAACAATAGTTATAAAAAATGCTACAATGCATAACCTGCTGAATTGTGGTttataggaaatatatatttggtctttgtccacaGTTCCTGGTGCAGGGCTCCCCAAACCTTTGGATTTTCCTAAGAACTGAGAGTAATAAAGGTGTCTTGTGTTATGTTAATAGGGTGATTTCTGGGTATGCCCTAGGAATGCAGGCTGGTTGACAGAAGAACAGCCATGTGACTAGTGGATTGGAACATTCAGTCCCACCCCCAGACCTCCAGAGAGGCTGGAAGGGTTGGAGGTTGAATCAGTCAGTGACTTGGTCAATAAAAAATCTTCCATAAAAACTCAAGAGTGATTTGGCCATTTTTTTCCAAGTGCTACTGAGGTAGGCCCCAAGCAACATGATGACAGAAAGCTCCTTTGATCAGAAACTACCCCtaatgtatctcttcatctggctgttgatgATCTTTGTCATGTCTTTCAGTGCATTGGTAAGCATAATTGTTTCCCTGAATTCAGTgagctgctgtagcaaattaactgaacctaaGGAGGTCATTGGAACTTCCAATCTGTAAGCAGTGGGTCAGAAACAGAACAATAGCCACTTTGAAGCGGGGATGGGGGCAATATTGgaggactgaacccttaacctgtggaatctatACTATCTCTGGTTTGATGGACTCAAATTTGACATGGATTATCAGATACCCTGATGGTGTGTGAGCATTGCCTGGTTTCATGTTGTGTGTATGGAATCGACCCCCCAGTGTTGATTGGGTTCAGGAATGTTAAAGGACAACCTTaccataaaagcaaaaaataggtTTCATGTACTTCTTCTGATAATGTTTTTCTACCTCATTACTTATCTCATATAGAAGATTCTTTCAACAAGTCTTGTAACTTAGTTCttacattttattcttcctgatgACATTTGACCCTGCCACAATAATTTACTTCCTCAATCTggatctaaattttaaaaaagatttccttATTGCATATTAGTTTCTGGAAACCATGGCTTTGAATAAAATATGCCTGTGTAAGTGTAGCTTGCTACATGTAATTTGTTaattaattaaacatatatttattgtgTATTTCCATTATTCCAGACATTGTGAAGGGCACAATCCTTACCTTTAAGAAACTTGCATTGCCTAAAAGAGACAAACACTAACCCCAGTATTGCTGCTCTTAATATAATCAATGATGCAATAATGGTCTATAAAATATTATGGGCCATGTTGGATGGCTCCTAGGTAATTTTGAAACCCACCTCCAGTGCCCTGTAGAAACATAATTTTCAACCAGTATGCCAAAGGTGTCGGAAGTAACATGAATAGATCTCTTGGATTTAGGCATTCATATTGGCCAGGAATTTCCAACAGTATCCTATTTTATGGTCTTAAATTGAACAAGATGCAAAATACATCTCATCTCTCCTGCTCTGTGCTCAACACCGACAACATTCTTTGGGCAGAGTCAATGATAGAGGCAATGATTTGCAACTTCTAAGACCATGACTTTGGTTGGAATCAGAGAATCTGGTTTGAATTTTCTATTACCAGTTCAGTATCACATATGaccttttgttttttgtcttaagGGCAGAGAAGAAACTGGAGTCCCATTTCCCAGAGTGCCCTCTTCCTTGCATGGTTTTATATACAATTTGCCAATAAGATAACCATGTTCAAATGTGAAAATTGTAATAAAACAGAAACTAATATCCTCCAGTGGTTCTTTAAAACAGATTTAAGATCCACAGTGGCTTTTTAGCATTGAGACATACCCACTTTACTGCTAAGACTGTTGGCATATGCTTTCTCAGAAATTACTGAAAGTCGCTGCTATTTAGCAGTAAAAATATTCCTGAACCATTCTGATCAATGCTTCAAACTGAAGTCTTCAATGTCAATCTCAATATTTTAACCAGTATTTATGCTTTACTTCAATCTTTCATCATAACCTTCTACCTAAAATTATTATTCTGCTACATTGAACTTCTGCTACCCCAGCTTGTAGTATTCTTAGAAGCTGTAATACAATAGGGACCTAAGTATTAGGTTCTTCCCATTTACTTCCTTCTAGATACCTAGGCTGATCTAATAATTAAGAAGATATAATGTTACCAGTTCATTTAGATCTCAAGttttttagtcttttcaaagGAAAGGATTCAATGAATTGACAGACTTAAAACAATCTTGAGCACCAGGAGTGTATTAAGCAAAGTAAATATACTGTgagtaaaattacagtatttccagaatctctcatctggccaTAGTGTATCTCCATAGTAATAAGTATTTccaggaggtggagagaagtagtccatgtccatatcaataggtggttATAAAGGGAAGCAAGgatatatctggaccagagaggtttcaTGGGGACCTTTTGTATCTGGGTCATGAGATATAGAGTCAAACAGAAGTGGACAATGCCttttaagcaataaacaggtttctcccactttatttctccctctgacttattttgaattcaaaggttatttgccccaaatgagaacatattttccccccacCTGGTGGTACTGGGAAGGAACTCTGaccctgaaatctgtcttcatggg
Coding sequences within it:
- the LOC108393825 gene encoding olfactory receptor 6C6, whose product is MKNQSKDIEFILLGLTDDPQLQIVIFLFLFLNYTLSLIGNLTIILLTLLDLRLKTPMYFFLRNFSFLEILFITVCIPRYLITIMTGEKSISYNLCAAQLFFILLLGVTEFYLLTAMSYDRYVAICAPLHYPIIMNSKVCYQLVLGSWITGFLIIFPPIAMGLKLDFCASKIIDHFMCETSPILQISCTDTHVLELMSFILAVVTLVVTLVLVILSYTYIIKTILKFPSAQQRTKAFSTCTSHMIVVSMTYGSCIFMYIKPSAKERVTVSKGVALLYTSVAPLLNPFIYTLRNQQVKEVIWDMLQKMWCFSKQ